The following are encoded together in the Lathyrus oleraceus cultivar Zhongwan6 chromosome 3, CAAS_Psat_ZW6_1.0, whole genome shotgun sequence genome:
- the LOC127127594 gene encoding L-type lectin-domain containing receptor kinase S.4: MSIHLQFLISVLLFLSVPVLSQIDQLMYVGFKDAGPNNLTLNGTAEIDKNGIIKLTNETSNLTSKIVGQAFYSQSFQLKNSTTGKAFSFSSSFALAFVHKYPSGGHGISFSIVTSKDLSYDTGNSSNHSFDVEIYTVLDYERSDNHVVIDTVPYYHSTLQESNFKSGKPFLVWVDYDSSHNLVSVTLSLTSIKPQKPNLSFHKDLSPILHDIMYVGFYASTWPPEISYYILGWSFKINGPAPFLDLTSLPQFPQPKKKQTSLIVGVSVTALCFIAFGIYVLRKIMNADVIETWELEIGPHRYSYLELKKATKGFQEKELLGQGGFGKVYKGTLSKSSIQVAVKRVSHESKQGLREFVSEIATIGRLRHRNLVQLLGWCRRRGDLLLVYDFMANGSLDKYLFKDSKFELSWEKRFKIIKGVASGLLFLHEGYEQVVIHRDVKASNVLLDFEFNGRLADFGLSRLHKHGGNPGTTRVAGTFGYLAPELPRTGKPSTCSDVFAFGALLLEVACGRRPIEPKALPEELVLVDWVWERYKEGRVLEVVDPKLNGNFDESEVMMVLKLGLICSNDVPTIRPSMRQVVRILDGEVELPNELRQPRDIESQEGFDEFLRCLETSSFDQTSSSSYLGIRDMNTRFVSSAKW, from the coding sequence ATGTCAATTCATCTTCAATTCTTGATATCAGTTTTGCTATTCCTCTCTGTGCCAGTATTATCCCAAATTGACCAGCTCATGTATGTTGGATTCAAGGATGCTGGTCCCAACAATTTAACCTTGAATGGAACTGCAGAGATAGATAAAAACGGCATCATAAAGTTAACAAATGAAACAAGCAATTTAACCAGTAAAATTGTTGGTCAAGCTTTTTACTCTCAGTCTTTTCAGCTAAAGAACTCAACAACCGGTAAAGCTTTCTCCTTTTCTTCCTCGTTTGCTCTTGCTTTTGTTCACAAGTATCCAAGTGGTGGTCATGGGATCAGCTTCTCAATAGTAACTTCTAAAGATTTATCATATGACACTGGTAATTCTTCTAACCATAGTTTTGATGTTGAGATTTACACCGTTCTAGACTATGAGCGTAGTGATAACCATGTTGTAATAGACACCGTTCCATACTATCATTCAACACTGCAAGAAAGTAATTTCAAAAGTGGGAAACCATTTCTTGTTTGGGTTGATTATGACTCTTCACATAATCTCGTTAGTGTTACACTTTCATTAACTTCAATCAAACCTCAAAAACCAAATTTGTCCTTTCATAAGGATCTATCACCTATCCTTCATGATATTATGTATGTTGGATTTTATGCTTCAACTTGGCCGCCGGAGATCTCTTATTACATTTTGGGTTGGAGCTTTAAAATCAATGGACCAGCACCATTTCTTGATTTGACTTCACTTCCACAATTTCCACAACCAAAGAAAAAACAAACTTCTTTGATAGTTGGTGTTTCTGTTACTGCGTTGTGTTTCATAGCATTTGGTATTTACGTACTCAGAAAAATCATGAATGCTGATGTGATAGAAACATGGGAGCTTGAAATTGGGCCACATAGATACTCCTATCTAGAGCTCAAGAAAGCTACAAAAGGTTTCCAAGAGAAAGAGTTACTTGGGCAGGGTGGTTTCGGAAAAGTTTACAAAGGGACATTATCGAAATCAAGTATCCAAGTGGCCGTTAAAAGAGTTTCACATGAATCAAAACAAGGATTGAGGGAATTTGTGTCGGAAATCGCCACCATAGGCCGGCTTCGCCACCGGAATTTGGTTCAATTACTTGGATGGTGTCGTCGCAGAGGAGACCTTTTACTTGTGTACGATTTCATGGCGAATGGAAGCTTAGACAAGTATTTGTTTAAAGATTCAAAATTTGAGCTAAGTTGGGAAAAAAGGTTTAAGATAATAAAAGGTGTTGCTTCAGGTCTTTTGTTTCTACATGAAGGGTATGAGCAAGTGGTAATACACAGAGATGTTAAGGCTAGCAATGTGCTTTTAGATTTTGAATTCAATGGAAGATTAGCTGATTTTGGTTTGTCAAGATTGCATAAACATGGTGGTAATCCAGGCACAACAAGAGTGGCGGGAACATTTGGCTATTTGGCACCAGAGTTGCCTAGAACAGGAAAGCCATCTACATGTTCTGATGTTTTTGCATTTGGTGCACTTCTTCTTGAGGTTGCTTGTGGAAGAAGGCCCATTGAACCAAAGGCATTACCAGAAGAATTGGTGTTGGTGGATTGGGTGTGGGAAAGGTACAAAGAAGGAAGAGTACTTGAAGTAGTAGACCCTAAATTGAATGGTAATTTTGATGAAAGTGAAGTAATGATGGTGTTGAAATTGGGATTGATATGTTCAAATGATGTTCCTACTATAAGGCCTAGCATGAGACAAGTAGTGAGGATTTTGGATGGAGAAGTTGAGTTGCCAAATGAATTGAGACAGCCAAGAGATATTGAATCACAGGAGGGGTTTGATGAATTTTTGCGTTGTCTTGAAACTTCTTCATTTGATCAAACGAGTTCAAGCTCCTATCTTGGAATTAGAGACATGAATACTAGGTTTGTCTCTTCTGCTAAATGGTAG